From a region of the Falco cherrug isolate bFalChe1 chromosome 9, bFalChe1.pri, whole genome shotgun sequence genome:
- the ATP6V1G1 gene encoding V-type proton ATPase subunit G 1, which produces MASQSQGIQQLLQAEKRAAEKVAEARKRKNRRLKQAKEEAQAEIEQYRLQREKEFKAKEAAALGSHGSCTTEVEKETQEKMSVIQQNFQKNREVVLSQLLSLVCDIKPEIHVNYRING; this is translated from the exons ATGGCGAGCCAGTCGCAGGgcatccagcagctgctgcaggccgAGAAACGCGCCGCCGAGAAGGTGGCCGAGGCCCGCAAGC GAAAGAATCGGAGGCTGAAGCAGGCAAAAGAAGAAGCCCAGGCAGAGATTGAGCAGTACCGTctgcagagggagaaggagTTCAAAGCCAAGGAAGCAGCG GCACTTGGATCTCATGGCAGCTGCACCACTGAAGTTGAGAAAGAGACCCAGGAAAAGATGAGCGTAATCCAGCAGAACTTCCAGAAGAACCGTGAGGTGGTCCTTTCCCAGCTGTTGTCACTAGTGTGTGACATCAAACCTGAGATCCATGTGAATTACCGCATCAATGGGTAG